The Gloeobacter morelensis MG652769 genome contains the following window.
GTTGCTGGTCTGGGGGCTGGGCAGTTTCGGCTTCCTGCCGCCCCAAAAAGAATACGAAATCTGGGGTGTGACGATTGGAGCGGTCCTGTTCTTCTTTTTGGGGCTTTCCGACGACTTTCGCAGCCAACCCGCCTGGCTGCGGTTGCTGGTGCAGGTGGGCATCGCCACCGGAGCGTGGAGCGTCGGCGTCGATGTGGACGTCCTGTCGCTGCCGGGGGTGGGCGTCGTCAAGCTCGTCTGGTGGCTGAGCCTGCCCATCACGATCCTCTGGTTGGTGGGGGTGGTCAACGCCATCAACTTTATCGACGGCCTGGATGGCCTCGCCGCCGGGGTCTGCGGCATCGCCGCGGTGGTCACCTTCAGCGTCACGGTCTTTACCGGCCAGTGGCAGGCAGCCCTGATTTCAGCGGCGGTGGCCGGGGGAGCCCTGGGCTTTTTGCGCTACAACTTCAACCCGGCCCAAATTTTTATGGGGGACGGGGGCGCCTATTTTCTGGGCTTCCTGCTGGGGGGCCTCTCGGTCATCGGCGTGGTCAAGTCGGTGACGACGGTGGCGCTTTTTATTCCGTTTTGCATCCTGGCGGTGCCCATCTTCGACACCGCCTCGGTGATCCTCCAGCGCCTGCGCACGGGCGATTCGCCCTTCAAGCCCGACAAGCGCCACCTGCACCACAGACTGCTCAAAGCGGGTCTATCGCACCGCTCGGTGGTCGTCGTCATCTACGCGCTCACTTTGTGGGCGGGCAGCATCGCCCTGGCCATCTCCGGCATGCCCGCCGGGGGGACCTACACGGTGCTCGCCACCTTGCTGCTGGCCTATATCGCTTGGGAAGCCTGGCGGCGCTCCCAGGCAAGCCGTTCCTCCTGATGGGCGCGCTCCGAAACAAACGGCAAAATCGTGGGACTATGGCTTTAATGGAATAGCTGTCTCCTCCTCCACCCGCGCGTTACTCGATGAGCTTCTGGAAGCGCCTGTTCACCGGTTCCGACTCCGCCAGCGGCGGGGAGGTCCACAGCAATGTATTCTTCTCGACAGACCGCGACATCGACCTCTACGCCCTCGAAGAGCTGTGCGACGCGGTCGGCTGGTCGCGTCGCCCCCTGCGCAAGGTCAAAAAGGCGATCGACCACAGTTTTTGCGTCATCTCGATGTACGAGCAGCGCGGAGACTTCAAGCAACTGGTAGGTTTCGCCCGCGCCACCTCCGACCACGCCTTCAACGCCACGATCTGGGATGTCGTGGTCCACCCGGAATTTCAAGGCAAGGGCCTCGGTCGGGCGATGATGGACCGGATCGTCGCCGAGTTGCGCGCCGCCGACATCAGCAACATCACCCTGTTTGCCGACCCGCACGTGGTCGATTTCTACCGCCGACTCGGATTTATTCCCGATCCGGAAGGCATCAAAGGCATGTTCTGGTATCCCGATTAGAGCGGGTGTCAGGGGGGAAAACCGTACTGACAAAGATTTTCAGCCGACTGGCTGTCGTTTGTGCGACGGAAAACCGCCCTAAACGACTCGCCCCCGTTTCCACGGAAGAGCCGGTGGTACGGGGGCGGTGGAGGGCCTTGGCCGGGATTTCAAGATGGAGCGGTCGCCCCGGCATTGCAGGCAAGGTGTTGCTGCTCAGCCTCAGCGCGCAGCGCCTCTATCTGGGTGCGCAGGGCCTTTGCTTGTGCCCAATCGGCGTGGACTTTCGCTTGTGTGTACTGTGAGCGTAGGGCACGGATTTCCACGCTGTGCCCATTTTGCTGTTCTCGGCAGGTTTCCGCCTGCGGCTGCAGTGTAGTCTGCTCCTGGGCACTGACTGTCGGCGCAACTGCCAGCAGCAGCATCGCTACAGCAATGTGTCTGAAAAATGACATGGCTATCCTCCTGGGAATGCGTACAAAATGCGTGACTTTGCCGTCAGCGCGACGGCTGCGCACGATAGTGGGCTTGCTGATAGGCAAAAGCATGCTCCAGATTCGCCAACTTCGCTGCCACGGCACCTGACAGAGCCGCCTGGGCGCTTTTGAGGGCGATGAGCTGCTCCTGTTGCTGTTGGAGCGCCGCGTGGAGTTGGGCGATTTGCTGGTCTTTGCGCTGGACGACCCTGTAAAGTCCCTGGAGGGCTGAGAGGGCCACGCCGTCCGCATCGACGGTGTTGATGTGCCGGTCGTCTTCGCCGAACTCGAA
Protein-coding sequences here:
- a CDS encoding glycosyltransferase family 4 protein, producing MPFLIALVAVACGWLGATPAAWGAGAVQPGISGDLLSCAIAFVVATVAVLVITPLVRTVGLRQGWGVDRPDERKVHTREMVRLGGVSIFLGITFALLLVWGLGSFGFLPPQKEYEIWGVTIGAVLFFFLGLSDDFRSQPAWLRLLVQVGIATGAWSVGVDVDVLSLPGVGVVKLVWWLSLPITILWLVGVVNAINFIDGLDGLAAGVCGIAAVVTFSVTVFTGQWQAALISAAVAGGALGFLRYNFNPAQIFMGDGGAYFLGFLLGGLSVIGVVKSVTTVALFIPFCILAVPIFDTASVILQRLRTGDSPFKPDKRHLHHRLLKAGLSHRSVVVVIYALTLWAGSIALAISGMPAGGTYTVLATLLLAYIAWEAWRRSQASRSS
- a CDS encoding GNAT family N-acetyltransferase gives rise to the protein MSFWKRLFTGSDSASGGEVHSNVFFSTDRDIDLYALEELCDAVGWSRRPLRKVKKAIDHSFCVISMYEQRGDFKQLVGFARATSDHAFNATIWDVVVHPEFQGKGLGRAMMDRIVAELRAADISNITLFADPHVVDFYRRLGFIPDPEGIKGMFWYPD